The following proteins come from a genomic window of Miscanthus floridulus cultivar M001 chromosome 2, ASM1932011v1, whole genome shotgun sequence:
- the LOC136536758 gene encoding uncharacterized protein, which yields MRWHEEGRIDDGKLRHPADSRAWKHVDNMFPRFKEARNVRLGLASDGFNPFGMQNVTYSCWPVILIPYNLPPWLYEKQSYWIMSMLIPGKKTPGMNIDVYLRPLIDELKALWNTGVNCRDVKAKENFTLRAMLLWTINDFPAYAMLSGWSTKGKFACPYCHKDTDYLWLKHGKKFCYMGHRRFLPLDHPWRMNKMSFNNEEETREAPVPLSGQDVLDQYATFHPTGFGKDISKKRKRDEDARWHNWRKKSIFFELPYWSSLIIRHNLDVMHIEKNICESILGTLLEIEGKCKDSENARLDMEHLGIRQDQHPVIDDDMYTLPAALYSLDKDDKRILCQFLQGVKMPDGFCSNLKRCVDDKTCKVSGLKTHDYHIILQKLLPLVIRRILPEDVARPLIELSRFFSALCSNELVPADLDKLDSSIKETLCQLEMVFPPAFFDIMIHLPVHLVEEAKLGGPVCYRWMYPVERYLRTAKGYVRNKAQPEGSIAEAYIAEECLTFCSRFFDVDTKLSRADHHENTVVNEPPSGLSIFSEIDYKRRGNKLKNLEKVELQKMRHYIITNCDEARKWIAKLYEKGEASKLMHALSQGPDPRARVLNRVHINNWLFRTAAIEKSLVTQNSGVLVKGDDSIGNMTWYGVIRNIISLEFPQEKEVILFQCDWYDVPATSTSRSRGYTRDKFGIIDIATSMFRYSDEPYILASNAEPVFYVPIVNKPRWSTVVLVRPRNLFSMPDTGNDADALDVGIQEMNESGQGQEFLNWSRQDRAGTTGSAAIINQVRSEAIPEPVDDYIGDDDSDDDDTYIDDGVIAPVMEENIEDDFFA from the exons ATGCGTTGGCATGAGGAAGGAAGAATAGATGATGGCAAACTACGTCATCCTGCTGACTCCAGGGCATGGAAGCACGTGGACAATATGTTTCCACGATTTAAAGAAGCTCGTAACGTTCGACTGGGTCTTGCTTCTGATGGCTTCAACCCATTTGGTATGCAAAATGTTACTTACAGTTGTTGGCCTGTTATCCTAATACCTTACAATTTGCCTCCTTGGTTGTATGAGAAACAATCTTATTGGATCATGTCGATGTTGATACCTGGCAAGAAAACTCCTGGAATGAATATTGATGTTTACTTGAGGCCCCTCATTGATGAGTTGAAGGCGCTGTGGAATACTGGTGTTAATTGTAGGGATGTAAAGGCAAAGGAAAACTTTACACTCCGTGCTATGCTACTTTGGACAATCAATGACTtccctgcatatgcgatgctttctgGTTGGAGCACAAAAGGAAAATTTGCATGTCCTTACTGTCACAAGGATACAGATTATTTGTGGTTGAAACATGGGAAGAAGTTCTGCTACATGGGACATCGTCGGTTTTTGCCCTTAGACCATCCATGGCGCATGAACAAGATGAGCTTCAACAATGAAGAGGAAACCAGAGAGGCTCCAGTTCCACTGTCTGGTCAAGATGTATTAGACCAATATGCAACTTTTCATCCAACGGGATTTGGAAAGGACATATCAAAAAAGAGGAAGCGTGATGAAGACGCAAGATGGCacaattggaggaagaagagtattTTTTTTGAGCTCCCCTACTGGTCTTCTTTGATCATAAGGCATAATTTGGACGTGATGCATATTGAGAAAAACATATGCGAGAGCATATTAGGGACTTTGCTTGAAATTGAAGGGAAATGTAAGGACAGCGAGAATGCCCGCCTTGACATGGAACATCTTGGGATCAGGCAAGATCAGCATCCTGTGATTGATGATGACATGTACACCTTGCCAGCAGCGTTGTACTCTctagacaaggatgacaagaggaTTTTATGCCAATTtcttcaaggagtgaagatgcctGATGGGTTCTGCTCCAATTTAAAGAGATGTGTTGACGATAAAACATGTAAGGTGTCTGGACTCAAAACTCATGACTACCATATTATTCTACAAAAACTATTGCCCTTAGTCATTAGAAGGATTTTGCCAGAAGATGTTGCCAGGCCATTGATTGAGCTCAGTAGGTTCTTCAGTGCACTTTGTTCAAATGAGTTGGTGCCAGCAGATCTTGACAAACTAGACAGTTCAATTAAAGAGACTCTTTGTCAGCTTGAGATGGTTTTCCCGCCTGCATTTTTTGACATAATGATTCATTTACCGGTCCATCTAGTTGAAGAGGCTAAACTAGGAGGGCCCGTGTGTTACAGATGGATGTATCCAGTAGAGAGGTATCTACGTACTGCTAAAGGATATGTCAGGAACAAGGCACAACCAGAAGGATCAATAGCCGAGGCATACATAGCTGAGGAGTGTCTTACATTTTGCTCTCGATTCTTCGACGTCGACACCAAGCTGAGTCGAGCTGATCATCATGAAAATACAGTTGTGAATGAGCCTCCAAGTGGTCTAAGCATATTTAGTGAAATTGATTACAAGAGGAGAGGAAATAAGCTTAagaatttggagaaagttgaactTCAAAAGATGAGGCACTACATAATTACTAATTGTGATGAAGCCAGGAAATGG ATAGCAAAACTATATGagaaaggggaagcaagtaaaCTGATGCATGCCCTTTCTCAAGGACCTGACCCTCGAGCTCGTGTGTTGAATAGAGTGCACATCAATAATTGGCTATTTCGGACAGCTGCCATAGAGAAAAGTCTCGTGACACAAAATTCTGGTGTCCTTGTGAAGGGTGACGATAGTATAGGCAACATGACCTGGTATGGAGTCATTAGAAATATAATCTCACTGGAATTcccacaagaaaaagaagttatATTATTTCAGTGTGATTGGTATGATGTGCCGGCTACCAGTACCAGCAGAAGCAGAGGGTACACTAGGGACAAATTTGGTATTATCGACATTGCTACTTCCATGTTTAGATATTCAGATGAACCTTACATTCTTGCTTCAAACGCTGAACCGGTGTTTTATGTCCCTATCGTGAACAAGCCGAGATGGTCTACTGTTGTTTTGGTGAGACCAAGAAATTTGTTTTCCATGCCAGACACAGGAAATGATGCCGATGCACTTGATGTGGGAATCCAAGAAATGAATGAATCAGGCCAAGGTCAGGAATTCTTAAACTGGTCAAGACAAGATAGGGCAGGCACAACTGGTTCTGCCGCCATTATTAATCAAGTGCGTAGCGAAGCAATTCCCGAACCTGTTGATGACTATATTGGTGATGATGATTCTGACGACGATGACACCTACATTGATGATGGGGTTATTGCACCAGTCATGGAAGAAAATATAGAAGATGATTTCTTTGCTTGA
- the LOC136526520 gene encoding 3-ketoacyl-CoA synthase 1-like — MESAPSTAVVMERERLTAELHLAEAAAEPSSFVVKIRRQLPDFARSVNLKYVRLGLHSGGIPAPSSWVPLALAPPLLAAAAYSLVGADKLYSLDLLTCVAWLAAAVLLLTVYFLKRPRPVYLVDFACYRPGDEHAISKEGFLDMTESTGCFNAEALEFQTKITRRSGLGDRTYLPQGIQARPPRLSMAEARAEAEAVMFGCLDALFAATGIDPRRDVRMLIVNCSLFNPTPSLASMVVHRYKMREDVKSFNLGGMGCSAGLIAVDLARDMLQANPGCYAVVVSTENITLNWYFGNDRSMLLSNCIFRMGGAAALLSNRRADAGRAKYRLLHTVRTHKGAADECYGCVYQHEDGTGRVGVSLARELMAVAGDALKTNITTLGPLVLPLSEQLKFLRSLVVRRVLRSRGIRTYIPDFRRAFEHFCVHAGGRAVLEEVQRSLGLRDADMEASRCTLHRFGNTSSSSLWYELAYAEAKGRVRHGHRVWQIGFGSGFKCSSAVWRALRDVPPVHADGSSGGSNCNPWVDSIQSYPPKACI; from the coding sequence ATGGAGTCTGCGCCGTCAACGGCGGTGGTTATGGAGCGCGAGCGCCTCACGGCCGAGCTGCACTTGGCCGAGGCAGCCGCGGAGCCCAGCAGCTTCGTCGTCAAGATCCGGCGTCAGCTGCCCGACTTCGCGCGCAGCGTCAACCTCAAGTACGTCCGCCTTGGCCTGCACTCGGGCGGCATCCCAGCGCCCTCCTCATGGGTCCCGCTCGCGCTCGCGCCGCCGCTCCTCGCGGCGGCGGCATACTCGCTCGTCGGCGCGGACAAGCTCTACTCGCTCGACCTGCTCACCTGCGTCGCGTGGCTCGCCGCGGCGGTGCTGCTGCTGACCGTGTATTTCCTCAAGCGCCCGCGGCCGGTGTACCTCGTGGACTTCGCGTGCTACAGGCCCGGCGACGAGCACGCCATCTCCAAGGAGGGTTTCCTGGACATGACCGAGAGCACGGGCTGCTTCAACGCGGAGGCGCTCGAGTTCCAGACCAAGATCACCAGGCGCTCCGGGCTCGGCGACCGGACGTACCTCCCGCAGGGCATCCAGGCGCGGCCGCCGCGGCTGTCTATGGCGGAGGCGCGCGCGGAGGCCGAGGCCGTCATGTTCGGCTGCCTCGACGCGCTGTTCGCTGCCACGGGCATCGACCCGCGCCGGGATGTGCGCATGCTCATCGTCAACTGCAGCCTCTTCAACCCGACGCCGTCGCTGGCGTCCATGGTGGTGCACCGCTACAAGATGCGGGAGGACGTCAAGTCGTTCAACCTTGGTGGCATGGGGTGCAGCGCGGGGCTCATCGCCGTGGACCTCGCCAGGGACATGCTGCAGGCGAACCCCGGGTGCTACGCCGTCGTGGTGAGCACCGAGAACATCACGCTCAACTGGTACTTCGGCAATGACCGCTCCATGCTGCTGTCCAACTGCATCTTCCGCATGGGCGGCGCCGCCGCGCTGCTGTCCAACCGCCGCGCTGACGCTGGGCGCGCCAAGTACCGGCTGCTGCACACGGTGCGCACCCACAAAGGCGCCGCGGACGAGTGCTACGGCTGCGTGTACCAGCACGAGGACGGCACAGGCCGCGTCGGCGTGTCGCTGGCGCGCGAGCTCATGGCCGTCGCCGGGGACGCACTCAAGACCAACATTACCACCCTGGGCCCGCTGGTGCTCCCGCTGTCGGAGCAGCTCAAGTTCCTCAGGTCCCTCGTGGTCCGTCGCGTCCTCCGCTCCCGCGGCATCCGTACGTACATCCCGGACTTCCGGCGCGCGTTCGAGCACTTCTGCGTGCACGCCGGTGGGCGCGCCGTGCTAGAGGAGGTGCAGCGCAGCCTGGGGCTCAGGGACGCGGACATGGAGGCCAGCAGGTGCACCCTGCACCGGTTCGGCAACACCAGCAGCAGCTCGCTCTGGTACGAGCTCGCGTACGCCGAGGCCAAGGGCCGCGTCCGCCACGGCCACCGCGTGTGGCAGATCGGCTTCGGCTCCGGATTCAAGTGCAGCAGCGCCGTCTGGCGCGCGCTCCGCGACGTGCCGCCCGTGCATGCCGACGGCTCCAGCGGTGGCAGCAACTGCAACCCGTGGGTGGACAGCATTCAGAGCTACCCGCCAAAAGCGTGCATCTGA